One Rhodothermales bacterium genomic window carries:
- a CDS encoding CocE/NonD family hydrolase → MALAPDTLLIRRVAAAASLLLFLLAGCDRPAAPEDGAYDLTAHYTKHEYRIPMRDGVTLYTAVYVPKDAGETYPFLFHRTPYSSGPYGPDAYPDRVGPTGTTRFMEEGFIFVNQDVRGRFMSEGQFLNMTPACPPDAPATCVDESTDMYDSVEWLLANVTPNNGRVGILGISYPGFYAAASIINSHPAIRAASPQAPIGDWFVGDDFHHNGALFLQDAFNFFTRFEHPVPNPTDRRGESFAYPVDDAYTFFLGLGALRNVNERYYQHRVAFWDSLMVHDTNDAFWQRRNILPHLNNVRANVMTVAGLFDAEDPYGPIHIYHNIEARNPGIGNTLVLGPWFHGGWVRSTGDALGNVTFEEQTSVYYQEEIDLPFFAYHLKDKGSIDLPEALAFSTGSNDWHRLPAWPPPAMTTRTLYFGDNGRLSFEAPTASGDAADAYVSDPANPVPYTQEKTTNRTREYMVEDQRFVSDRPDVLVYQTEPLTEDVTFAGPITANLFVSTTGTDADFVVKLIDVYPDDTPEHQEPADKYLNVPMAGYQMLVRGEVFRAKFRNSYERPEPLTPGKVETVRFDTPDIFHTFKAGHRIMVHVQSSWFPLVDRNPQQFLDIPEATDADFKAATHRVFRSAAHPSRLEVGQWTPSR, encoded by the coding sequence ATGGCCCTGGCCCCAGATACCCTCCTGATTCGCCGCGTCGCCGCGGCGGCGTCGCTGCTCCTCTTCCTGCTCGCCGGCTGCGACCGGCCCGCCGCGCCGGAGGACGGTGCCTACGACCTGACGGCGCACTATACCAAACACGAATACCGGATCCCGATGCGCGACGGCGTGACCCTGTATACGGCAGTGTATGTGCCGAAAGACGCCGGCGAGACGTACCCCTTTCTCTTCCACCGCACCCCCTACAGCTCGGGCCCGTACGGACCGGATGCCTACCCGGACCGGGTCGGCCCGACGGGGACGACCCGCTTCATGGAAGAAGGCTTCATTTTTGTCAATCAGGATGTCCGCGGCCGGTTCATGTCCGAGGGCCAGTTCCTCAACATGACGCCGGCGTGCCCCCCCGACGCCCCGGCCACCTGCGTCGACGAGAGCACCGACATGTACGACTCGGTCGAGTGGCTCCTCGCCAACGTCACACCCAATAACGGCCGCGTCGGCATCCTCGGCATCTCCTACCCCGGCTTCTACGCCGCCGCCAGCATCATCAACTCCCATCCCGCCATCCGGGCCGCCTCGCCGCAGGCCCCCATCGGCGACTGGTTTGTGGGGGATGACTTCCACCACAACGGGGCGCTGTTCCTGCAGGACGCCTTCAACTTTTTCACCCGCTTCGAACATCCGGTCCCCAACCCGACGGATCGCCGCGGCGAAAGCTTCGCGTACCCGGTCGACGACGCCTACACCTTTTTCCTCGGTCTCGGCGCGCTGCGCAACGTCAACGAGCGCTATTACCAGCACCGCGTCGCCTTCTGGGATTCGTTGATGGTCCACGACACGAACGACGCCTTCTGGCAGCGCCGCAACATCCTCCCGCATCTCAACAACGTCCGCGCCAACGTGATGACCGTCGCCGGCCTCTTCGACGCCGAAGACCCCTACGGCCCCATCCACATCTACCACAACATCGAGGCGCGTAACCCCGGCATCGGCAACACGCTGGTGCTCGGCCCCTGGTTTCACGGGGGATGGGTCCGCTCCACCGGCGACGCGCTCGGGAACGTGACCTTCGAGGAGCAAACTTCGGTGTATTACCAGGAGGAGATCGACCTCCCGTTTTTTGCGTACCACCTGAAGGACAAAGGGTCGATCGACCTGCCCGAAGCGCTCGCCTTTTCGACCGGATCGAACGACTGGCACCGGCTCCCCGCCTGGCCGCCGCCAGCCATGACCACGCGCACGCTCTACTTCGGCGACAACGGCCGGCTCAGCTTCGAGGCGCCCACGGCCTCCGGCGATGCCGCCGACGCGTACGTGAGCGATCCGGCGAACCCGGTGCCCTACACACAGGAAAAGACGACGAACCGCACCCGCGAATACATGGTCGAGGACCAGCGCTTCGTGTCCGACCGGCCCGATGTCCTGGTCTACCAGACCGAACCCCTCACGGAGGACGTCACGTTCGCCGGCCCGATAACGGCCAACCTCTTCGTGTCGACCACGGGCACCGACGCCGACTTTGTGGTCAAGCTGATCGACGTCTACCCGGACGACACGCCCGAGCACCAGGAGCCGGCGGATAAGTACCTGAACGTGCCCATGGCCGGCTACCAGATGCTCGTCCGCGGCGAAGTCTTCCGCGCCAAATTCCGGAACAGCTACGAACGGCCGGAGCCGCTGACGCCCGGCAAGGTCGAAACCGTGCGTTTCGACACGCCCGACATCTTCCATACCTTCAAGGCCGGCCACCGGATCATGGTGCACGTCCAGAGCTCGTGGTTTCCGCTCGTGGACCGCAATCCCCAGCAGTTCCTCGACATTCCCGAGGCGACGGACGCCGACTTCAAGGCCGCCACGCACCGCGTTTTCCGTTCGGCGGCACATCCGTCCCGCCTCGAAGTGGGTCAGTGGACCCCATCACGCTGA
- the xylA gene encoding xylose isomerase → MASKTAYFQGIDPIPFEGPESHNPLAFRYYNPDRVVAGKTLRDHFKFACAYWHSFCNVGADPFGPGTHQFAWASDPDPISSARKKMDAAFEFMSKMGLEYFCFHDFDLVDEGGSLAESERRLQAITDHALEHMKATGIKVLWGTANLFGNPRYMNGAATNPDFNVLAYAGAQLKNAIDATVKLNGENYVFWGGREGYMSLLNTDLKREQDHLARFLHMARDYARGQGFKGTFFIEPKPCEPTKHQYDYDAATVIAFLKTYDLDTDFKLNIEVNHATLAGHTFTHELEVAASAGLLGSIDANRGDYQNGWDTDQFPYNLNELTEAMLVFLRAGGLKGGGVNFDAKIRRNSTAPDDIFHAHIGGMDTFARALITAANLIEASPLEAMRRERYASFDSGDGRAFEQGTLSLTDLHKIAAKQGEPATTSGRQEMFENLINRYI, encoded by the coding sequence ATGGCATCAAAAACGGCATATTTCCAGGGCATCGACCCCATCCCGTTCGAAGGACCGGAATCCCACAACCCGCTGGCGTTCCGCTACTACAATCCCGACCGTGTGGTGGCCGGCAAGACGCTCCGCGATCACTTCAAGTTCGCCTGTGCCTACTGGCATTCGTTCTGCAACGTAGGCGCCGATCCGTTCGGCCCCGGGACGCATCAGTTCGCCTGGGCGTCCGACCCCGACCCCATCAGCAGCGCCAGGAAAAAGATGGACGCCGCGTTCGAGTTCATGTCGAAGATGGGGCTGGAATACTTCTGTTTTCACGACTTCGACCTGGTCGACGAGGGCGGCTCGCTGGCGGAATCCGAGCGCCGGCTCCAGGCCATCACCGACCACGCCCTCGAGCACATGAAGGCAACGGGCATCAAGGTGCTCTGGGGCACCGCCAACCTGTTCGGCAACCCGCGCTACATGAACGGCGCCGCCACCAACCCCGACTTCAACGTCCTCGCCTACGCCGGCGCCCAGCTCAAGAACGCCATCGACGCCACCGTCAAGCTCAACGGCGAAAACTACGTATTCTGGGGCGGGCGCGAGGGCTACATGTCGCTGCTGAATACCGACCTCAAGCGCGAGCAGGATCACCTCGCCCGGTTCCTCCACATGGCGCGCGACTATGCGCGCGGCCAGGGTTTCAAGGGGACCTTCTTCATCGAGCCGAAACCCTGTGAGCCGACCAAGCACCAGTACGATTACGACGCGGCGACCGTCATCGCCTTCCTGAAGACGTACGACCTCGACACCGACTTCAAGCTCAACATCGAGGTCAACCACGCCACCCTCGCCGGCCACACCTTCACCCACGAACTGGAGGTAGCCGCCAGCGCCGGCCTCCTCGGCAGCATCGACGCCAACCGGGGCGACTACCAGAATGGATGGGACACGGACCAGTTTCCGTACAACCTGAACGAGCTGACCGAGGCGATGCTCGTCTTCCTGCGCGCCGGCGGCCTCAAGGGCGGCGGCGTCAACTTCGACGCCAAGATCCGCCGCAACTCGACGGCCCCGGACGACATCTTCCACGCCCACATCGGCGGCATGGATACCTTCGCGCGCGCGCTCATCACCGCGGCCAACCTGATCGAAGCCTCGCCGCTGGAAGCGATGCGCCGTGAACGGTATGCGTCGTTCGACAGCGGCGACGGCCGGGCCTTCGAGCAAGGCACGCTCTCGCTCACCGATCTCCACAAGATCGCTGCGAAGCAGGGCGAGCCCGCTACGACGAGCGGCCGGCAGGAGATGTTCGAGAACCTGATCAACCGGTACATTTAA
- a CDS encoding TonB-dependent receptor plug domain-containing protein has product MKRCTPFYSAPLFVFTLLLASGCALSRPEDGRADAGKRTAEEERLMERRRSGPIAAAAGENTRWADVVDGMEAKRQPNASVEQLLAGQIAGVDVIRRANGAYSIRIRGGSSTILGGGEPLYVVDGFPVLSAYDGIMINPFDVKRIEVLKDVDSRALYGSRAANGVVLITTK; this is encoded by the coding sequence ATGAAACGCTGCACTCCCTTCTACAGCGCACCTTTATTCGTATTCACCCTCCTCCTCGCCTCGGGCTGCGCGCTGAGCCGGCCCGAAGACGGGCGAGCGGACGCCGGCAAGCGGACGGCGGAGGAAGAACGCCTCATGGAACGGCGCCGGTCCGGTCCCATCGCGGCGGCGGCCGGCGAAAATACCCGCTGGGCGGATGTCGTCGACGGGATGGAGGCGAAGCGCCAGCCCAACGCCAGCGTCGAGCAGTTGCTGGCCGGGCAGATCGCCGGCGTGGATGTCATCCGCCGCGCCAATGGCGCCTATTCGATTCGCATCCGCGGCGGCTCCAGCACGATCCTCGGCGGCGGCGAGCCGCTGTACGTGGTGGACGGCTTCCCGGTCCTCAGCGCCTACGACGGCATCATGATCAATCCGTTCGACGTCAAACGCATCGAAGTGCTGAAGGATGTCGATTCCAGGGCGCTCTACGGTTCACGCGCCGCCAACGGCGTCGTGCTGATCACGACAAAATGA
- a CDS encoding sugar phosphate isomerase/epimerase family protein translates to MFLSMHNWMRAEPIDVTIRRLARCGYHSIEIEGEPSKYDTKEVRKLLKEHKLFCFGSVSLMFAGRDLIHADEAVRASTVQYLKDCITMVKELEGREMTIVPSQVGKVNAMASEEEEWGWAVEGLREIYGHSEKAGVVIGIEPLNRFETNFLNRHDQALMLAEAVGPNCGICLDAFHINIEESDLYQAILNSAPRLRAFHVADNNRMAPGQGDYDWVRLLTTLKAAGYNDALTVEFVAPLDRTPANPYKNAKASAEAELTPEQLKFIEDHASGVLSDEFYSWLVDESAKTLRRAMERVGVLDS, encoded by the coding sequence ATGTTTCTCTCCATGCACAACTGGATGCGGGCCGAGCCGATCGATGTGACGATCCGCCGGCTCGCCCGATGCGGGTATCACAGCATCGAAATCGAAGGCGAACCCTCCAAGTACGACACGAAGGAGGTCCGCAAACTGCTCAAGGAGCATAAGCTGTTCTGTTTCGGCTCGGTATCGCTCATGTTCGCCGGCCGCGACCTGATCCATGCCGACGAGGCGGTGCGGGCCAGCACCGTGCAGTACCTCAAGGACTGCATCACGATGGTGAAGGAGCTGGAGGGTCGGGAGATGACCATCGTCCCCTCCCAGGTGGGCAAGGTCAACGCCATGGCCAGCGAGGAGGAAGAATGGGGATGGGCCGTCGAGGGGTTGCGCGAGATCTACGGACACAGCGAAAAGGCTGGCGTGGTCATCGGCATCGAGCCGCTCAACCGGTTTGAAACCAACTTCCTCAACCGGCACGATCAGGCGCTCATGCTCGCCGAGGCCGTCGGGCCGAACTGCGGCATCTGCCTGGATGCCTTCCACATCAACATCGAGGAGTCGGACCTCTACCAGGCCATCCTCAACTCCGCCCCGCGGCTTCGGGCGTTTCACGTGGCGGATAACAACCGCATGGCGCCCGGCCAGGGCGACTACGACTGGGTGCGCCTCCTCACGACGCTCAAGGCCGCCGGCTACAACGACGCCCTCACCGTTGAGTTCGTGGCGCCGCTCGACCGCACCCCCGCCAATCCGTACAAAAACGCCAAGGCCAGCGCCGAGGCGGAATTGACGCCCGAGCAGCTCAAGTTTATCGAGGATCATGCCAGCGGCGTGTTGTCCGACGAGTTCTACAGCTGGCTCGTGGACGAATCCGCCAAGACCTTGCGCCGCGCCATGGAGCGGGTGGGCGTGCTCGACTCCTGA
- a CDS encoding TIM barrel protein codes for MDRRDFLRSGAAASALVAAPRVLTAQAPSATPAAAPFRMKFAPHFGMFTNHAGEDLIDQIKFMADQGFTAIEDNNLKRRTPEEQEAIGRELARLNMEMGVFVCYNAREASLTTGKPEFVEDLVKQLEESVEVAKRVNATWMTLVPGHTEHRLDPEFQTANIIEALKRGAEVFEPHNLVMVLEPLNHFNHPNHFVRSVPHGYNICKAVGSPAVKLLDDLYHQQVSIGNLIANMDLGWSEIAYIQIGDVPGRKEPTTGEMNYKNIFQHIHDKGYTGILGMEHGVFGEGKEGEMALIKAYREVDLS; via the coding sequence ATGGACCGTCGCGATTTTCTACGCAGCGGGGCCGCGGCCTCCGCGCTCGTTGCCGCACCCCGTGTGCTCACCGCCCAGGCCCCGTCAGCCACGCCGGCCGCCGCTCCCTTCCGCATGAAGTTTGCCCCGCATTTCGGGATGTTTACGAATCATGCCGGCGAGGATCTGATCGATCAGATCAAGTTCATGGCCGACCAGGGATTCACCGCCATCGAAGACAACAACCTGAAGCGGCGGACCCCCGAGGAACAGGAAGCCATCGGGCGCGAACTGGCCCGGCTGAACATGGAGATGGGCGTCTTCGTGTGCTACAACGCGCGCGAAGCCTCGCTCACGACGGGAAAACCCGAATTCGTGGAGGATCTGGTGAAGCAACTCGAGGAGTCCGTCGAGGTCGCCAAACGCGTCAACGCCACCTGGATGACGCTCGTCCCGGGCCACACCGAGCACCGGCTCGATCCGGAGTTTCAGACCGCGAACATCATCGAGGCCCTGAAGCGGGGCGCGGAGGTGTTCGAACCGCATAACCTCGTGATGGTGCTCGAGCCGCTCAACCACTTCAACCACCCCAATCATTTCGTCCGCAGCGTGCCGCACGGCTACAACATCTGCAAAGCGGTCGGAAGCCCCGCCGTCAAGCTGCTGGACGACCTCTACCACCAGCAGGTCTCCATCGGCAACCTTATCGCCAACATGGACCTCGGCTGGTCGGAGATCGCCTACATCCAGATCGGCGACGTGCCGGGCCGCAAGGAGCCCACGACCGGGGAGATGAACTACAAAAACATCTTCCAGCACATCCACGATAAGGGCTACACCGGCATCCTCGGGATGGAACACGGCGTCTTCGGCGAAGGGAAAGAAGGCGAGATGGCGCTGATCAAGGCGTACCGGGAGGTCGATCTTTCGTGA